One genomic window of Vibrio natriegens NBRC 15636 = ATCC 14048 = DSM 759 includes the following:
- a CDS encoding iron-containing alcohol dehydrogenase translates to MNNFTYFNPTKVHFGKGQISTLTEEVPLGSKILITYGGGSIKSNGVYEHVMAALDGYTVFEFGGIEPNPHYETLVKAVEIAKEQDIDVILAVGGGSVIDGSKFISAAACYEGDYWDIIATGGSCVESALTLGCVLTLPATGSEMNRNGVITRAETQDKLSFGSEYVRPSFSILDPETTYSLPARQIANGAVDTFVHILEQYLTYPVNAKVSDRFAESLMLNVLEDGPLALETPNDYEVRANLMWTATIALNGTLKCGVPTDWATHAIGHELTALYGLDHAQTLAIVLPAMWKYKKAQKRGKLLQYAQRVFNITSGTEDEQIDAAIQKTEAFFTAMGNPTTLSAYGLGENDIPAVKDKLIQHGMLAMGEHKDVTPEDAVEILKLAL, encoded by the coding sequence ATGAACAACTTTACCTACTTCAACCCTACCAAAGTGCACTTCGGTAAAGGTCAAATTTCGACGCTTACAGAAGAAGTGCCACTCGGTAGCAAAATTCTGATCACCTACGGTGGTGGCAGCATCAAAAGTAACGGCGTATACGAGCACGTGATGGCTGCTCTCGATGGTTACACCGTGTTTGAGTTTGGTGGAATCGAACCTAATCCACATTACGAGACATTAGTGAAAGCGGTGGAAATCGCCAAGGAACAAGACATTGATGTCATTCTTGCTGTAGGCGGTGGCTCCGTTATTGATGGCAGTAAGTTCATTAGTGCTGCTGCGTGTTATGAAGGCGATTACTGGGACATCATCGCGACGGGGGGAAGCTGTGTAGAAAGCGCCTTAACGTTAGGCTGTGTGCTGACGTTGCCTGCGACAGGATCAGAAATGAACCGAAACGGCGTGATTACCCGCGCAGAAACACAAGATAAGCTGTCGTTTGGCTCAGAGTATGTTCGCCCGTCCTTCTCTATCCTAGACCCTGAAACCACGTACTCTCTGCCGGCACGACAAATTGCCAATGGTGCTGTCGATACCTTTGTACACATTTTGGAGCAATACCTGACTTACCCAGTGAATGCTAAAGTGTCTGATCGCTTCGCAGAAAGTCTGATGCTTAATGTCTTGGAAGATGGCCCACTGGCTCTTGAAACACCTAACGATTACGAAGTACGTGCAAATCTGATGTGGACCGCGACAATAGCACTCAATGGCACACTGAAGTGTGGTGTCCCTACGGATTGGGCAACGCATGCCATTGGCCATGAGCTGACCGCACTGTATGGATTGGATCATGCGCAGACTTTAGCGATCGTTCTTCCTGCCATGTGGAAATATAAAAAAGCACAAAAACGAGGCAAATTGCTGCAATATGCTCAGCGCGTATTCAACATCACGTCTGGCACAGAAGATGAGCAAATTGATGCTGCCATTCAAAAAACAGAAGCGTTCTTTACCGCAATGGGGAATCCCACCACGCTATCTGCATACGGTTTAGGTGAGAACGACATTCCTGCCGTTAAAGACAAGTTGATTCAACACGGTATGCTGGCAATGGGTGAGCATAAAGACGTCACGCCTGAGGATGCAGTGGAGATATTAAAGCTCGCTTTATAA